In Candidatus Brocadia sp., the following proteins share a genomic window:
- a CDS encoding type II toxin-antitoxin system HicA family toxin: MSKRLKLCSGAEAVQKFKKAGWSAVRQKGSHIMLTKPGYQWTLSIPQHSELGPGLLRKLIRQADLTIEEFNDL, encoded by the coding sequence ATGAGTAAGCGTCTGAAACTCTGTTCAGGAGCAGAAGCTGTCCAAAAGTTTAAAAAAGCAGGATGGTCTGCGGTTCGGCAAAAAGGTTCTCATATAATGCTAACAAAACCCGGCTATCAGTGGACATTATCCATACCTCAACATAGCGAACTCGGTCCTGGTTTGCTTCGCAAATTGATACGTCAAGCAGACCTTACTATAGAAGAATTTAACGACCTGTGA
- a CDS encoding transposase, whose product MLQEAEACTTQGQIGALLRREGLYSSNLTTWRRQQEKGALEALSPKHRGPKAKNMDPSVCRIAELEKENQQLKEKLKQAETIIDVQKKLSEILQIPLTPTGEKI is encoded by the coding sequence ATCCTTCAAGAGGCGGAGGCATGTACTACACAGGGTCAAATTGGGGCGCTTTTACGTCGTGAAGGACTCTACTCGTCCAATCTCACCACGTGGCGTCGCCAACAGGAGAAAGGCGCACTGGAAGCACTTTCCCCAAAACATCGTGGCCCAAAGGCGAAAAACATGGATCCTTCCGTTTGTCGTATTGCTGAACTGGAAAAAGAAAACCAGCAGCTGAAAGAGAAACTCAAACAGGCAGAAACCATTATTGACGTCCAAAAAAAACTCTCGGAAATACTTCAGATACCGCTCACCCCAACCGGAGAGAAGATATGA
- the htpG gene encoding molecular chaperone HtpG: MTEKMKHEEGFEFQAEIKKLLNILSHSLYTHKEVFLRELISNASDALTKIRYYSLTNPDYEGKDLPLEINIDVDEKNKTLTISDTGIGMAKDEIIQNVGTIAKSGSLEFIANLSEQAKKDSNIIGQFGVGFYSVFMVADEVRIRTKSYKKDEPAFEWHSDGTGKYFLNPIEKERRGTDIVVHLKDDEKEYIEKSRIQSIIKKYSNFVSFPIMVCGERANQITAIWKEPKKNITEEQYNEFYKFISNTEDTPLFHLHTSAEAPIQFSSIMYCPSTNYETYGFKKLEHGVHLYSNKILIQSDCKMLLPEYMRFIHGVVDSADIPLNISRETFQDNRIIHKMKSILVKQVLTLLQDMAKNEKEKYETFWRQFGRILKEGVHFDFENKDTLAQLMRFNSSMCKSPDELLSLKEYIDRMKPDQKEVYYITAVNRETMEKSPYLEIFRKKDIEVLYLTDPNDEFLLSGLHEFEKKPIRSADQANLDLLKDSDKKIVDTTEEPQNYEEMFKHLMKTIKVTLADRIIDVKESNRLVDSPCCLVNPDGVPSVHVQKLIQMVDSNYKISKKIMEINRKHRMIQNLARMNENPSHQPLIEKIVNQLFENALMQDGVVYDPTSMAPRLNELLEELTKATLGEGKRIIV, from the coding sequence ATGACTGAAAAAATGAAACATGAAGAGGGTTTTGAGTTTCAAGCGGAGATAAAGAAGTTATTAAACATCCTTTCACACTCCCTTTATACGCATAAGGAGGTTTTTTTGAGGGAACTCATCTCCAATGCCTCCGATGCACTGACCAAGATCCGATATTACTCCCTCACAAATCCGGATTACGAAGGAAAAGACTTGCCTCTCGAAATCAACATAGATGTAGATGAAAAAAATAAGACATTAACGATCAGTGACACCGGCATTGGAATGGCGAAGGATGAAATTATTCAAAACGTAGGAACTATTGCAAAATCGGGGTCACTGGAATTTATAGCAAACCTATCGGAACAGGCCAAGAAAGATTCAAACATAATAGGTCAATTTGGTGTTGGTTTTTATTCTGTATTTATGGTTGCCGATGAGGTCAGGATCAGAACAAAATCTTATAAAAAGGATGAACCTGCATTTGAATGGCATTCAGATGGTACTGGAAAATATTTTTTAAATCCCATCGAAAAAGAACGACGGGGAACCGATATTGTAGTTCATCTGAAAGATGATGAAAAAGAGTATATTGAAAAGTCCAGGATCCAATCTATCATTAAAAAATACTCGAACTTTGTAAGCTTCCCCATCATGGTCTGTGGTGAAAGGGCTAATCAGATTACGGCCATCTGGAAAGAACCCAAAAAGAATATTACCGAGGAACAATATAACGAGTTTTACAAATTTATCTCAAACACAGAAGATACCCCTCTTTTCCATTTACACACCTCTGCCGAGGCGCCAATCCAGTTTTCCAGCATAATGTATTGCCCCTCCACAAATTATGAAACATACGGCTTTAAAAAATTGGAACACGGAGTTCATCTATACTCCAATAAAATCCTGATCCAATCTGACTGTAAAATGCTTTTGCCCGAGTATATGAGGTTTATCCACGGCGTGGTAGACTCTGCCGATATTCCTTTAAATATTTCACGAGAAACGTTTCAGGACAACAGGATAATCCACAAGATGAAGAGTATCCTCGTGAAACAAGTGTTGACGCTCTTACAGGATATGGCGAAGAACGAGAAGGAAAAATATGAAACCTTCTGGAGACAATTCGGGAGGATTCTGAAAGAAGGAGTGCACTTTGATTTTGAAAATAAGGATACCTTAGCGCAGTTGATGAGGTTCAATTCCTCCATGTGCAAGAGTCCCGACGAGCTTCTTTCTCTCAAAGAGTACATAGACAGGATGAAACCAGACCAGAAAGAAGTTTATTACATAACGGCGGTAAACCGTGAAACGATGGAAAAAAGCCCTTATTTGGAAATATTCAGGAAAAAAGACATAGAGGTGCTGTATTTAACAGACCCGAATGACGAATTTCTCCTCTCCGGACTTCATGAATTCGAAAAGAAACCCATCCGTTCGGCCGACCAGGCAAATCTGGACTTGCTGAAGGATAGCGACAAGAAGATTGTGGACACGACGGAAGAGCCTCAGAATTATGAGGAGATGTTCAAGCATCTTATGAAGACGATTAAGGTAACTCTGGCGGACAGGATTATTGACGTTAAGGAATCAAACCGGCTGGTCGACAGCCCATGTTGTCTTGTAAACCCCGATGGAGTACCCAGCGTGCACGTGCAGAAACTCATCCAGATGGTGGACAGCAACTATAAGATATCCAAAAAGATCATGGAGATTAACCGGAAACATCGGATGATCCAGAACCTGGCAAGGATGAATGAGAATCCAAGCCATCAACCATTAATTGAAAAGATTGTAAACCAGCTCTTCGAAAATGCATTAATGCAGGACGGGGTCGTCTACGACCCCACGTCCATGGCCCCCCGCCTGAATGAGCTTTTGGAAGAATTGACAAAAGCGACGCTTGGGGAAGGGAAGAGGATTATTGTTTAG
- a CDS encoding PIN domain-containing protein, producing MITAVDTNIFLDILIPDENYCFKSKKLLDEHIERGQLIISEIVYAELASLFLSEKELRTFLSDTGTELVYSGEKALYIAGNRWDEYAKDKKRSLQCPRCGKGITLTCQNCHSSITFRQRILSDFIIGAHALVHADFLLSRDRGFYKTYFKDLKIG from the coding sequence GTGATAACTGCAGTAGATACCAATATATTCCTTGATATACTTATCCCTGATGAGAATTATTGTTTCAAATCAAAAAAGTTGCTTGATGAGCATATCGAAAGAGGGCAACTGATCATAAGCGAGATCGTATATGCCGAACTTGCCTCCCTGTTTTTATCGGAAAAGGAATTGAGAACTTTTCTTTCTGATACTGGAACAGAACTTGTTTATTCTGGTGAAAAGGCATTGTATATTGCAGGTAACCGATGGGACGAGTATGCAAAAGATAAGAAGCGCTCGTTACAATGTCCTCGATGTGGAAAAGGAATAACCCTTACTTGTCAGAACTGCCATTCTTCTATTACATTTAGGCAACGAATCCTCAGTGATTTTATTATCGGTGCTCATGCCCTTGTACATGCTGATTTTCTTCTTTCAAGGGATCGCGGATTTTATAAGACATATTTTAAAGATTTAAAAATCGGTTGA
- a CDS encoding type II toxin-antitoxin system HicB family antitoxin, with protein MKLRVIVEQDEAGYYVAEVPALPGCLSQGKTQEEAIANIKEAVEGWLEVMESKQSFDSDNLVEVAV; from the coding sequence GTGAAATTACGTGTGATAGTTGAACAGGATGAAGCAGGATATTATGTAGCGGAGGTTCCCGCACTTCCAGGTTGTCTTTCTCAAGGAAAAACCCAGGAAGAAGCCATTGCCAACATAAAGGAGGCTGTTGAAGGATGGCTTGAAGTAATGGAGTCCAAACAGTCGTTTGACTCTGATAATCTTGTTGAAGTTGCCGTATAA
- a CDS encoding AbrB/MazE/SpoVT family DNA-binding domain-containing protein, translated as MLTVKITSKGQVTIPKEIRDKLGIRPGEDLAFEEKNGTFYIKKSVKKSPFDKWVGRLKKYRGQKTDEIIKDLRGT; from the coding sequence ATGTTGACGGTAAAAATTACTTCTAAAGGTCAAGTAACTATTCCCAAAGAAATCAGGGACAAACTTGGTATTCGGCCAGGAGAAGACTTAGCCTTTGAAGAAAAAAATGGTACATTCTATATTAAAAAATCTGTAAAGAAATCCCCTTTTGATAAGTGGGTAGGCAGGCTGAAAAAATATAGAGGGCAAAAAACCGATGAAATAATTAAGGATTTGAGAGGAACGTGA
- a CDS encoding GTP-binding protein has translation MERSNERKENGFMEYKTIASIVTPLGEGGIGKAIVSGPDALSVVNNVFRGKGIDDLRRATSHKFYYGHIFGGGQRIDEVIVNIVKKGDSFTGEDVVEVNCHGGIRVLMRIYECLKFAGAVCVEWDELLLQSCENNKMDFIQKEALLEVVRARTRLGMKVLLDQNAGALSEALKKGLEIIEKIRQALYKESSHHGTISYTDQHKEEEKSPLIPPCKKEISNILPLKKGCGGGLSDENSVLVSALLAHIESLLKTASLGMALTTPQVLIILGKPNVGKSTIINTLLGEERMLVHHEPGTTRDYVSEFISVEGIPFELVDTAGMRDTSDKLEVMSIELTLEQLHRSDKVIAMFDNSRSFDQEDEEILNTLNLWLKTENFDNLHQRGNMNAITPVVNKCDLPVKLDRLRIESALRQSVCCISAVKKDGFEELYTRLVEEFDTEYNPMRPVVFNRRQYLLMTKANVLIKQEIECLIERGSTNRALQVINELKAIFTSCLKGP, from the coding sequence ATGGAAAGATCAAATGAACGAAAAGAAAATGGATTTATGGAATATAAAACCATAGCCTCAATTGTTACTCCTTTGGGTGAAGGTGGCATTGGTAAGGCTATTGTGTCTGGTCCGGACGCTTTGAGTGTCGTCAATAATGTATTTCGAGGAAAAGGGATTGACGATCTTCGCAGAGCCACTAGTCATAAGTTTTATTACGGACATATTTTTGGTGGGGGGCAAAGGATTGACGAGGTTATTGTAAATATAGTAAAGAAAGGGGATAGTTTTACCGGGGAAGATGTAGTAGAAGTAAATTGTCACGGTGGTATCCGCGTTCTGATGCGTATCTATGAATGCCTAAAGTTTGCAGGTGCTGTGTGTGTTGAATGGGATGAGTTGCTATTGCAGTCCTGTGAAAATAACAAGATGGATTTTATCCAGAAGGAGGCACTTCTGGAGGTTGTCCGGGCACGGACCAGGTTAGGTATGAAGGTCTTACTGGATCAAAATGCAGGAGCACTGTCGGAAGCACTCAAAAAAGGGTTAGAGATCATTGAAAAAATCAGGCAAGCCTTGTACAAAGAGTCCTCTCACCATGGAACAATTTCGTACACAGACCAACACAAAGAAGAGGAAAAATCCCCTTTAATCCCACCTTGCAAAAAAGAGATTTCAAATATTCTTCCTTTGAAAAAGGGGTGCGGGGGGGGATTGTCGGATGAGAATAGTGTGTTAGTTTCTGCCCTGCTAGCACATATTGAGAGCTTGTTGAAAACGGCTTCTTTGGGTATGGCGCTGACCACCCCGCAAGTTTTGATAATTCTGGGCAAACCCAACGTAGGTAAATCGACCATTATAAATACCCTCCTTGGGGAAGAGCGGATGCTTGTCCATCATGAGCCAGGGACGACGCGGGATTATGTGAGCGAGTTTATTTCGGTCGAGGGTATTCCCTTTGAGCTTGTGGATACAGCAGGTATGCGGGATACGAGCGATAAACTGGAGGTTATGAGCATAGAATTGACGCTGGAACAACTTCATCGTTCCGATAAAGTTATTGCGATGTTTGATAATTCCAGGTCTTTTGATCAAGAGGATGAGGAGATCCTGAATACCTTAAACCTATGGTTGAAGACAGAAAATTTTGACAATCTGCACCAAAGAGGAAATATGAATGCAATTACACCTGTAGTGAACAAATGTGACCTGCCTGTAAAATTAGACAGGCTCAGAATCGAATCCGCGCTTCGGCAGTCAGTATGTTGCATATCTGCCGTGAAGAAGGATGGGTTTGAAGAATTATACACGAGGCTTGTAGAGGAATTTGATACAGAATACAACCCCATGAGGCCGGTAGTATTTAATAGAAGGCAGTATCTATTGATGACAAAAGCCAATGTCCTGATTAAACAAGAAATAGAATGTTTGATTGAAAGAGGCAGTACCAATAGGGCGCTTCAAGTAATCAATGAACTGAAAGCCATTTTTACTTCATGTTTAAAGGGGCCTTAA
- a CDS encoding YgiT-type zinc finger protein, with translation MMPFEKCPVCGSKMIEKEVEKLLRGGNNTAVLRIHAEVCLRCGERLYSQETVRKFEEIRTKLEHQDTADFQPLGKSFQVV, from the coding sequence ATGATGCCTTTTGAAAAATGCCCCGTTTGTGGGAGTAAAATGATCGAAAAAGAGGTAGAAAAGCTTTTACGTGGGGGCAATAATACCGCTGTTTTAAGAATACATGCAGAAGTCTGTCTTCGTTGCGGTGAACGCCTTTACTCCCAGGAAACTGTCAGAAAATTTGAAGAAATCAGAACTAAACTCGAACATCAAGACACAGCAGATTTTCAACCATTAGGAAAGTCATTTCAAGTAGTATAA
- a CDS encoding glycine--tRNA ligase subunit alpha: MTFQEIILKLQNYWSDYGCVIWQPYDSEKGAGTFNPATFLRALGPEPWKCAYVEPSRRPTDGRYGENPNRLQHYYQFQVIIKPAPDDAQDIYLNSLRFLGIDLVKHDVRFVEDDWESPTLGATGLGWEVWLDGMEVTQFTYFQQVGGFELEPITLELTYGLERIAMFIQKKESVFDLEWVKGCTYGDIHKQDEVQFSTYNFTVADTAMLFQLFELFEKECRRLIKEGLVLPAYDYVLKCSHTFNMLDARGAIGVTQRTGYIGRVRNLARCCAESYVQLREALHWPLLKDKLVAPIYHC, encoded by the coding sequence GTGACTTTTCAGGAAATTATCTTAAAACTGCAAAACTATTGGTCTGATTATGGTTGTGTAATATGGCAGCCCTACGATAGTGAAAAGGGTGCCGGGACATTTAACCCTGCAACATTTCTCAGGGCATTAGGACCTGAACCATGGAAATGCGCTTATGTGGAACCTTCCCGGCGTCCAACCGATGGCCGGTACGGGGAAAATCCCAATAGACTGCAACATTACTACCAATTCCAGGTAATAATAAAACCAGCTCCTGATGACGCCCAGGATATCTATTTAAACAGTTTAAGGTTTTTGGGAATTGATCTTGTTAAACACGACGTGCGGTTTGTCGAAGATGACTGGGAATCACCCACCCTTGGTGCTACCGGCCTTGGCTGGGAGGTATGGCTGGATGGGATGGAGGTCACCCAGTTTACCTACTTCCAACAAGTGGGTGGTTTTGAACTCGAGCCTATTACACTGGAACTTACCTATGGACTCGAACGCATCGCCATGTTTATCCAGAAAAAAGAATCTGTTTTCGACCTTGAATGGGTCAAAGGCTGTACCTACGGAGATATTCATAAACAGGATGAAGTCCAATTCTCCACCTATAATTTTACCGTTGCAGATACTGCCATGCTTTTTCAACTCTTCGAATTATTTGAGAAGGAATGCCGGCGGCTCATAAAAGAGGGATTGGTTCTGCCCGCCTATGATTATGTCTTAAAATGCTCACATACCTTTAATATGCTGGATGCCCGCGGGGCTATTGGGGTCACACAACGTACCGGTTATATTGGAAGGGTACGGAATCTTGCCCGTTGTTGTGCAGAAAGCTATGTCCAGTTACGCGAGGCATTGCATTGGCCACTATTGAAGGATAAACTAGTCGCACCAATTTACCACTGCTAG